The proteins below come from a single Parageobacillus thermoglucosidasius genomic window:
- a CDS encoding AraC family transcriptional regulator, with protein MIIHHEAVKQEASDFSWDVSFLRLRDMQFIKGNGNWRMEQQLTVSHVLIVVKSGQGRLTLDHDEYQLRPDTVYVCAPGETYGIEAKKASQLKLFLFKFDVFQVTEQGYERVQGIKKERLFPLKGEIQISPAGQLVSLCDAIYDHWRSEDGLERFYSQFAFQELLYYIMKNRRLQAKESRTSLELAKEYMERYFNENLTIEQLASIANISPKYFVDLFKKTYGISAIDYLTELRINKAKQLMAQSDAKLRDIAHQVGYNDEFYFSRKFKKKVGVTPTVYMKSRRRKIAAYKSPITGQLLALKIIPYAAPLHPKWTAYYYKMYRADISVPLSAYRKNQHWESNIETLLHARPDMVISTDELEEREKEMLEQVAPVFYVPWLEKNWREQLLLTAEFLGETREAEHWLEIYERKVKFARDQLKREVGDDTFLIVRISKQNLYVHCNRSMSEVFYHDLQMVPAYGGDRFIYDQQITLDQLAQIDADRLLLLVRQEEETLAFWKALQYSMPWQELKAVRNNKVYLIPSDPWVEYSAYAHDRIIDESLRLFSGDCPK; from the coding sequence ATGATTATTCATCACGAAGCGGTGAAGCAGGAAGCCAGTGACTTTTCATGGGACGTGTCGTTTCTTCGCTTGCGGGATATGCAGTTTATAAAAGGAAACGGCAATTGGCGCATGGAGCAGCAGCTTACGGTTTCTCATGTGCTTATCGTAGTGAAGAGCGGACAAGGGCGCTTGACGCTCGATCATGATGAGTATCAGCTGCGTCCAGATACCGTTTATGTGTGTGCTCCCGGAGAAACTTACGGGATCGAAGCAAAAAAAGCGAGTCAGCTGAAGCTGTTTCTCTTTAAGTTCGATGTGTTTCAGGTAACGGAACAAGGATATGAGCGGGTGCAAGGCATAAAAAAAGAGCGTTTATTCCCATTAAAAGGAGAAATTCAAATTTCCCCTGCTGGCCAGCTTGTTTCTTTGTGTGATGCGATTTACGATCACTGGCGCAGTGAAGATGGGCTGGAACGCTTTTACAGTCAATTCGCGTTTCAGGAATTGCTCTATTACATTATGAAAAACCGCCGGCTTCAGGCGAAGGAATCGCGAACATCGCTCGAATTAGCGAAAGAATATATGGAACGCTATTTTAACGAGAATTTGACGATTGAGCAGCTGGCGAGCATAGCGAATATAAGCCCTAAGTATTTTGTCGATTTGTTTAAAAAAACGTACGGGATCAGTGCCATCGACTACTTGACCGAATTGCGAATCAACAAGGCGAAACAACTCATGGCGCAGTCGGATGCGAAGCTGCGGGACATTGCCCATCAGGTCGGTTACAACGATGAATTTTATTTCAGCCGCAAATTCAAGAAAAAAGTAGGCGTCACGCCTACCGTTTATATGAAAAGCCGCCGCCGGAAAATAGCAGCCTATAAATCTCCAATTACAGGCCAATTGCTTGCGCTTAAGATTATCCCTTATGCTGCGCCGCTTCATCCGAAATGGACCGCTTATTACTATAAAATGTACCGTGCGGATATTTCCGTGCCTCTTAGCGCTTATCGCAAAAACCAACATTGGGAGTCCAACATCGAAACACTTCTCCATGCCCGCCCTGATATGGTGATTAGCACAGATGAGTTGGAGGAGAGGGAAAAAGAAATGCTGGAACAAGTTGCCCCTGTCTTTTACGTTCCGTGGCTGGAAAAGAATTGGCGGGAGCAATTGCTGCTGACGGCTGAATTTTTAGGGGAAACGAGAGAAGCAGAGCATTGGCTTGAAATATATGAACGGAAAGTAAAGTTTGCGAGAGACCAGTTAAAACGAGAAGTAGGGGATGACACTTTCTTAATCGTGCGGATCTCCAAGCAAAATTTATATGTTCATTGCAACCGCAGCATGTCTGAAGTATTTTATCATGATTTGCAGATGGTTCCTGCGTATGGCGGCGATCGTTTCATCTATGATCAGCAGATCACGCTTGACCAGCTGGCCCAAATTGACGCGGATCGCCTTCTTTTATTGGTCCGGCAAGAAGAGGAAACATTAGCGTTTTGGAAAGCATTGCAATACTCTATGCCATGGCAGGAGCTGAAGGCGGTCCGGAACAATAAAGTTTATTTGATCCCTTCCGATCCATGGGTAGAATATTCTGCATATGCGCATGACCGGATCATTGACGAGTCGTTGCGGCTTTTTTCCGGAGATTGTCCAAAATGA
- a CDS encoding 4'-phosphopantetheinyl transferase family protein: MTEWQVVNSIPPLSDHTCQVWLSKTTDMQPWHVRMLNDEERKRAQSFRKDQDRARFIVGCALSRLVLATQLNMAPHQVPIDRTCPICHEAHGRPRLPYGFLQWSVSHSGNIILVAFTTDAPVGVDVEWMNTAWDFDVVKMADGILTEKEIAHILQMPANDRMRGFFIYWTRKEAVLKATGEGLNIPPLNVVVSGPQQAPRLLAFTGRPDGTDDVALHDLDLGFNYVAALSIFSKTQKRIEQYDASVLMQQGFGWKDYYISQKS; encoded by the coding sequence ATGACGGAGTGGCAGGTTGTAAATTCGATCCCGCCCCTGTCGGATCATACGTGCCAAGTTTGGCTATCGAAAACAACTGATATGCAACCATGGCATGTCCGGATGCTGAATGATGAAGAAAGGAAAAGAGCGCAATCTTTCCGCAAGGATCAAGACAGAGCGCGGTTCATTGTCGGTTGTGCATTAAGTCGATTAGTATTGGCAACCCAATTGAATATGGCCCCGCATCAAGTGCCCATTGACCGCACTTGTCCCATTTGCCATGAAGCCCATGGCCGGCCGCGATTGCCTTATGGTTTTCTGCAATGGTCTGTTTCGCATTCTGGCAATATTATTCTTGTTGCCTTTACCACGGATGCGCCAGTTGGCGTCGACGTTGAATGGATGAATACCGCTTGGGATTTCGATGTCGTCAAAATGGCAGACGGGATACTCACGGAGAAGGAAATAGCACATATATTGCAAATGCCGGCAAATGACCGGATGAGGGGTTTTTTCATCTACTGGACAAGAAAGGAAGCGGTTCTTAAAGCGACAGGAGAAGGATTGAACATTCCTCCATTGAATGTGGTAGTCTCTGGGCCGCAACAAGCCCCGCGGCTGCTTGCTTTCACCGGCCGCCCGGATGGTACAGATGACGTGGCCCTGCATGATTTGGATTTAGGTTTCAACTATGTAGCTGCGCTTTCTATTTTCAGCAAAACGCAAAAAAGAATTGAGCAATATGATGCAAGTGTGCTTATGCAGCAAGGTTTCGGCTGGAAAGATTATTATATTTCACAAAAGTCTTAA
- a CDS encoding MbtH family protein, with product MTNPFENKEGTYLVLINDEGQYSLWPASIAIPPGWNIAFAENTRSACLDYINAHWIDMRPNSLKDGSLSKRDNDYSGVK from the coding sequence ATGACCAATCCTTTTGAAAATAAAGAAGGCACCTACCTTGTATTAATCAATGATGAAGGCCAGTATTCCCTCTGGCCTGCCTCTATTGCGATTCCGCCCGGCTGGAATATTGCTTTTGCGGAAAATACGCGTTCAGCATGCCTGGACTATATTAACGCTCATTGGATAGATATGAGGCCTAATAGCCTGAAAGATGGATCATTGTCAAAGCGTGACAATGATTATTCAGGAGTAAAATGA